A region from the Spea bombifrons isolate aSpeBom1 chromosome 7, aSpeBom1.2.pri, whole genome shotgun sequence genome encodes:
- the LOC128502288 gene encoding cardiotrophin-2-like: MLAGTVLVVLGAALCRGQDAVTTTTQNILTQIQNQAVYLHNNATLLLSIYLKYQGAPFNSSEFSFPSWQEPGLPPASLGFKKWRCLCPGERLVLDRDAFSAISEFFQLVLDDQLSLNPQAKELLQMLDAAQISSEAVLSNLLSALDVLGFRPSPAQPEFLSWASAGAKSFQKKVRGYVLCREYKDWLARVANDMMILKGTRGGREAMGQERRGRCRS; encoded by the exons ATGCTGGCTGGGACAG TTCTCGTGGTGCTGGGTGCCGCACTGTGTCGGGGGCAGGATGCAGTCACTACTACAACTCAGAATATTCTCACACAGATCCAGAACCAGGCTGTCTACCTGCACAACAACGCCACACTGCTGCTGAGTATATAC ttgAAGTACCAGGGAGCCCCATTCAACAGTTCTGAATTCAGCTTCCCCTCGTGGCAGGAGCCGGGGCTGCCCCCCGCCAGTCTAGGCTTCAAGAAATGGCGGTGCCTTTGCCCCGGGGAGCGGCTTGTGTTGGACAGAGACGCCTTTTCTGCCATCTCCGAATTCTTCCAGCTCGTCCTGGACGACCAGCTCTCCCTGAACCCCCAGGCCAAGGAGCTCCTCCAGATGCTGGACGCGGCTCAGATCTCCTCGGAGGCCGTGCTCAGTAACCTGCTCAGCGCTTTGGACGTTTTGGGCTTCCGACCTTCGCCGGCCCAGCCGGAGTTCTTGAGTTGGGCATCGGCCGGGGCCAAGAGCTTCCAGAAGAAGGTGCGCGGCTACGTGCTGTGCAGGGAGTACAAGGACTGGCTGGCCAGAGTAGCCAACGACATGATGATTCTAAAAGGGACACGCGGGGGGAGAGAGGCCATGGGCCAAGAGAGGAGAGGCCGCTGCCGGTCCTGA
- the FBXL19 gene encoding F-box/LRR-repeat protein 19 isoform X1 — protein MLQSCLKSGGGSGCRGLGSRAALHHVGGVAVAAWGGTRKLTGRVLDAAEGNPVLIMVTQNPKQTPSPAETRSVRAVEWAQLRHRVAQWEMSGKSLGGAARRRRTRCRKCEACVRTECGECHFCKDMKKFGGPGRMKQSCLKRQCTAPVLPHTAVCLLCGDAGKEDTAQDEEQKFNLSLMECTICNEIVHPGCIKMGKSEAVINTEIPNCWECPRCKREGRTSKDSLDGSGKRRLDNGEDAVRWKLTDDPAPAKKKPTEDNLGQKRKKEKDPPTDSAVKKKMKVEKDKKVKKEPPVPSEPVPALDRSHQREKIERFKQMCQMLERGRSTSSSSSSDSDSDSDSKGSRGSSDTGEGGEGRDSRLSFSTSSEDEEDGGRSATLADGHNGAKNGKQKPSRTNWREKENRKAGGAGARKGPGGRNAAHAIPQSQLLKRPLVPSPPKPAPLQMERHVVRPPPHSPEPDSLPLDSGTDHVMQRGVWLSVFRHLGQKELCVCMRVCRTWNRWCCDRRLWTSIDLSRRKSITPPMLSGIVRRQPIRLDLSWTNISEKQLTWLIHRLQGLKELVVAGCTWSAVSSLCTTSFPCMSLLDISWVQGMKTSHLRELLSPPSSDCKTGTSDPRGRLSSLSELRLCGLEMGDSALRLLLRYTPRLHHLDLSHCVQLSDHGIHILTAATSPLRDSLTHLNLTGCHRLTDQSLAFFKRCPRLTLVDLRSCRLLTHEGFQRLLQDPPSEPDGKPFQCAEEQVLSRES, from the exons ATGTTACAGAGCTGCTTGAAGTCAGGTGGTGGGTCAGGCTGCAGGGGGCTGGGATCCAGGGCTGCCTTGCACCATGTGGGGGGTGTAGCGGTGGCAGCGTGGGGGGGCACTCGTAAGTTGACCGGCAGAGTACTTGACGCTGCAGAAGGGAATCCGGTTCTGATCATGGTAACGCAGAACCCAAAGCAGACCCCATCGCCAGCGGAGACCAGGTCAGTCCGCGCCGTG GAGTGGGCGCAGCTGAGACATCGTGTTGCCCAGTGGGAGATGTCTGGAAAGAGCCTTGGGGGGGCCGCTCGGCGCAGGAGGACGCGCTGTCGGAAGTGTGAGGCGTGCGTGCGCACTGAGTGCGGCGAGTGTCACTTCTGCAAGGACATGAAGAAATTTGGGGGCCCCGGGCGCATGAAACAGTCCTGTCTGAAGCGGCAGTGCACAGCG CCCGTTCTCCCGCACACAGCCGTGTGTCTCCTGTGCGGAGATGCAGGGAAGGAGGACACCGCTCAGGACGAGGAGCAGAAGTTTAACCTGTCGCTCATGGAATGTACGATTTGCAACGAGATCGTCCACCCCGGCTGCATCAAG ATGGGAAAATCTGAAGCTGTAATAAACACGGAGATCCCCAACTGCTGGGAGTGCCCGAGGTGCAAGCGTGAGGGCCGTACGAGCAAG GACTCGTTGGACGGTTCTGGAAAGCGGCGTCTGGATAACGGAGAGGACGCCGTCCGGTGGAAATTGACAGACGACCCCGCTCCTGCTAAGAAGAAGCCGACGGAAGATAATTTAGGacagaaaaggaagaaagagaaggATCCGCCAACCGACTCTGCCGTTAAAAAGAAG ATGAAGGTGGAGAAAGACAAGAAAGTGAAGAAG GAGCCGCCGGTCCCGTCAGAACCTGTCCCAGCCTTGGACCGCTCTCACCAGCGCGAGAAGATAGAACGCTTCAAGCAGATGTGCCAGATGTTGGAGCGGGGCCGCAGCACCTCGTCCAGCTCCAGCTCGGACTCCGACTCGGACTCCGACTCCAAGGGTTCCCGGGGGAGCAGTGACACCGgagaggggggggaggggagggaTTCACGGCTCAGCTTCAGCACCAGCTCGGAGGATGAAGAGGATGGAGGGCGATCGGCCACCCTCGCTGATGGACACAACGGCGCCAAGAACGGCAAGCAGAAGCCGTCGcgcaccaactggagggagaaGGAGAACAGGAAGGCTGGCGGGGCTGGTGCCAGGAAGGGGCCTGGGGGCAGGAATGCAGCGCATGCCATACCCCAGAGCCAGCTTCTGAAGAGGCCGCTCGTCCCCTCGCCTCCCAAGCCAGCCCCCCTTCAGATGGAAAGGCACGTGGTACGGCCGCCCCCCCACAGCCCAGAGCCGGACTCCCTGCCGTTGGACAGTGGGACAGACCACGTAATGCAGAGGGGAGTCTGGCTGTCCGTCTTCAGGCACCTGGGTCAGAAGGAGCTCTGTGTCTGCATGAGGGTGTGCCGGACGTGGAACCGCTG GTGCTGTGACCGCCGCCTTTGGACATCTATCGACCTGAGCCGTAGGAAATCAATCACACCCCCTATGCTGAGTGGTATTGTCCGCCGGCAACCAATCAGACTAGACCTCAGCTGGACCAACATATcagagaagcagctgacctgGCTAATCCATCGGTTACAGG GTCTGAAGGAGCTTGTGGTTGCCGGCTGCACGTGGAGCGCGGTGTCCTCTCTCTGCACGACCTCCTTCCCCTGCATGTCTCTGCTGGACATCTCCTGGGTTCAGGGAATGAAAACTTCCCACCTCCGAGAGCTGCTTTCTCCTCCTTCCTCGGACTGCAAAACAG GGACGTCGGACCCCCGGGGTCGGCTGTCCTCCCTGTCGGAGCTGCGTCTCTGCGGTCTGGAGATGGGAGACTCCGCGCTGCGTCTGCTGCTCCGTTACACTCCGCGGCTCCATCACCTGGACCTCAGTCACTGCGTTCAACTGAGTGACCACGGGATCCACATCCTAACTGCTGCCACCTCCCCGCTCCGAGACAGTCTCACTCATCTGAACCTCACAG GGTGCCACCGCCTGACCGATCAGTCCCTGGCCTTCTTCAAGCGATGCCCCCGGCTGACGCTCGTGGACCTGCGCTCCTGCCGGCTCCTCACGCACGAGGGTTTCCAGCGGCTCCTCCAGGATCCCCCCTCCGAGCCCGACGGGAAGCCCTTCCAATGTGCCGAGGAACAGGTGTTGAGCCGAGAGAGTTAG
- the FBXL19 gene encoding F-box/LRR-repeat protein 19 isoform X2, which translates to MSGKSLGGAARRRRTRCRKCEACVRTECGECHFCKDMKKFGGPGRMKQSCLKRQCTAPVLPHTAVCLLCGDAGKEDTAQDEEQKFNLSLMECTICNEIVHPGCIKMGKSEAVINTEIPNCWECPRCKREGRTSKDSLDGSGKRRLDNGEDAVRWKLTDDPAPAKKKPTEDNLGQKRKKEKDPPTDSAVKKKMKVEKDKKVKKKEPPVPSEPVPALDRSHQREKIERFKQMCQMLERGRSTSSSSSSDSDSDSDSKGSRGSSDTGEGGEGRDSRLSFSTSSEDEEDGGRSATLADGHNGAKNGKQKPSRTNWREKENRKAGGAGARKGPGGRNAAHAIPQSQLLKRPLVPSPPKPAPLQMERHVVRPPPHSPEPDSLPLDSGTDHVMQRGVWLSVFRHLGQKELCVCMRVCRTWNRWCCDRRLWTSIDLSRRKSITPPMLSGIVRRQPIRLDLSWTNISEKQLTWLIHRLQGLKELVVAGCTWSAVSSLCTTSFPCMSLLDISWVQGMKTSHLRELLSPPSSDCKTGTSDPRGRLSSLSELRLCGLEMGDSALRLLLRYTPRLHHLDLSHCVQLSDHGIHILTAATSPLRDSLTHLNLTGCHRLTDQSLAFFKRCPRLTLVDLRSCRLLTHEGFQRLLQDPPSEPDGKPFQCAEEQVLSRES; encoded by the exons ATGTCTGGAAAGAGCCTTGGGGGGGCCGCTCGGCGCAGGAGGACGCGCTGTCGGAAGTGTGAGGCGTGCGTGCGCACTGAGTGCGGCGAGTGTCACTTCTGCAAGGACATGAAGAAATTTGGGGGCCCCGGGCGCATGAAACAGTCCTGTCTGAAGCGGCAGTGCACAGCG CCCGTTCTCCCGCACACAGCCGTGTGTCTCCTGTGCGGAGATGCAGGGAAGGAGGACACCGCTCAGGACGAGGAGCAGAAGTTTAACCTGTCGCTCATGGAATGTACGATTTGCAACGAGATCGTCCACCCCGGCTGCATCAAG ATGGGAAAATCTGAAGCTGTAATAAACACGGAGATCCCCAACTGCTGGGAGTGCCCGAGGTGCAAGCGTGAGGGCCGTACGAGCAAG GACTCGTTGGACGGTTCTGGAAAGCGGCGTCTGGATAACGGAGAGGACGCCGTCCGGTGGAAATTGACAGACGACCCCGCTCCTGCTAAGAAGAAGCCGACGGAAGATAATTTAGGacagaaaaggaagaaagagaaggATCCGCCAACCGACTCTGCCGTTAAAAAGAAG ATGAAGGTGGAGAAAGACAAGAAAGTGAAGAA GAAGGAGCCGCCGGTCCCGTCAGAACCTGTCCCAGCCTTGGACCGCTCTCACCAGCGCGAGAAGATAGAACGCTTCAAGCAGATGTGCCAGATGTTGGAGCGGGGCCGCAGCACCTCGTCCAGCTCCAGCTCGGACTCCGACTCGGACTCCGACTCCAAGGGTTCCCGGGGGAGCAGTGACACCGgagaggggggggaggggagggaTTCACGGCTCAGCTTCAGCACCAGCTCGGAGGATGAAGAGGATGGAGGGCGATCGGCCACCCTCGCTGATGGACACAACGGCGCCAAGAACGGCAAGCAGAAGCCGTCGcgcaccaactggagggagaaGGAGAACAGGAAGGCTGGCGGGGCTGGTGCCAGGAAGGGGCCTGGGGGCAGGAATGCAGCGCATGCCATACCCCAGAGCCAGCTTCTGAAGAGGCCGCTCGTCCCCTCGCCTCCCAAGCCAGCCCCCCTTCAGATGGAAAGGCACGTGGTACGGCCGCCCCCCCACAGCCCAGAGCCGGACTCCCTGCCGTTGGACAGTGGGACAGACCACGTAATGCAGAGGGGAGTCTGGCTGTCCGTCTTCAGGCACCTGGGTCAGAAGGAGCTCTGTGTCTGCATGAGGGTGTGCCGGACGTGGAACCGCTG GTGCTGTGACCGCCGCCTTTGGACATCTATCGACCTGAGCCGTAGGAAATCAATCACACCCCCTATGCTGAGTGGTATTGTCCGCCGGCAACCAATCAGACTAGACCTCAGCTGGACCAACATATcagagaagcagctgacctgGCTAATCCATCGGTTACAGG GTCTGAAGGAGCTTGTGGTTGCCGGCTGCACGTGGAGCGCGGTGTCCTCTCTCTGCACGACCTCCTTCCCCTGCATGTCTCTGCTGGACATCTCCTGGGTTCAGGGAATGAAAACTTCCCACCTCCGAGAGCTGCTTTCTCCTCCTTCCTCGGACTGCAAAACAG GGACGTCGGACCCCCGGGGTCGGCTGTCCTCCCTGTCGGAGCTGCGTCTCTGCGGTCTGGAGATGGGAGACTCCGCGCTGCGTCTGCTGCTCCGTTACACTCCGCGGCTCCATCACCTGGACCTCAGTCACTGCGTTCAACTGAGTGACCACGGGATCCACATCCTAACTGCTGCCACCTCCCCGCTCCGAGACAGTCTCACTCATCTGAACCTCACAG GGTGCCACCGCCTGACCGATCAGTCCCTGGCCTTCTTCAAGCGATGCCCCCGGCTGACGCTCGTGGACCTGCGCTCCTGCCGGCTCCTCACGCACGAGGGTTTCCAGCGGCTCCTCCAGGATCCCCCCTCCGAGCCCGACGGGAAGCCCTTCCAATGTGCCGAGGAACAGGTGTTGAGCCGAGAGAGTTAG
- the LOC128502289 gene encoding serine protease 53-like produces the protein MERSLVILSVAIVVLGPPGSAADCGKQGLQRRIFGGTNAVPGEWPWHATLSFQGQPQCGGSLISDSWIITAAHCFYGNSSLLDPTMWTVNLGFSKLGDAPESSAANVTASHIRIHEDYTNFLQGEDLALVKLSRPVAFTRFISPVCLPEKTHRFQLRRTCYATGLQDVPRGVPLNSSRPLQKVPQTLIGWRTCNCIYNSHENVQLPDPAQPGMLCAAESDGEKGPCMGDSGGPVVCNEDGVWFLAGVISFSKGCYLQDSPIVITAVSSYQDWIQSEVDTPASFAPQNITVTDDVDNDDCSDLLSTRNPGCGVPQFNVDPNAPGAWPWQVDLQKDGARVCGGTLISNTWVITAAQCLVGTLSSDSPLDWSVIVAPGTPVKREIMVQRISLHGAFVTPEDGKDAALLQLQQPAPLGPFTQPICLPRASHRMAYGSSCWHTGWEGPHRDGNVTPPRAVELELIGPNQCNCIYSHPSAANHSVSILPGMICASYQEPEGNGSRCLSDVGGPLVCQENSTWFLVGLRSFGGQCSEKGNSTLPGVFTQINTYEDWIARVANDAFFNLQKVTPPSELDMESCSQNSSRGCGHPVASPGSAPNNNATERAWPWQVSVQQFGSHACSGALIAETWVLTSAHCMSSVSSTDYIIILGRQSQSGANPHEVTRRVRRVVTHPEYKKTSRLNDLALVEVYYGVTFSDSILPICLPPEDVPPPSTGCWVTGWGNLEPSEISSSSLRELAVSLLDTEKCGGHPNETQANPDKPLCAAQERGGNFTCLKDSSAPLVCQTHPGGPWFLFGIGSSVPTSTGRLCPGNYTSVNSKLSWIREVIPKGDFGRWSVTTGDVGRIDASTTPSTTIENAAETLHTTESPQDFGTRGPPSTALYNSNPTTEGYCPESNALSTAPPPSHLTASSHLLVLNQNANTTGAKLSVVSLASVLWPRFFTQFLVTCLCLWHSL, from the exons TGCTTGGGCCCCCGGGATCTGCTGCCG ATTGTGGGAAGCAGGGGCTCCAGAGACGTATTTTTGGGGGGACCAACGCGGTGCCGGGTGAGTGGCCGTGGCACGCCACGCTGAGCTTCCAGGGCCAGCCACAATGCGGAGGGAGCCTGATCTCCGACAGCTGGATAATCACGGCTGCTCACTGCTTCTACGG GAACTCCTCTCTACTGGACCCCACGATGTGGACTGTGAATCTGGGCTTCTCCAAACTCGGGGACGCGCCAGAGAGCTCTGCGGCCAACGTGACGGCGTCTCACATACGGATCCACGAGGACTACACTAACTTCCTGCAGGGAGAGGACTTGGCGCTGGTGAAGCTGTCTCGGCCGGTGGCGTTCACTCGTTTTATTTCCCCCGTCTGTCTCCCTGAGAAGACGCACAGATTCCAGCTGCGCAGGACCTGCTACGCCACCGGGCTCCAGGATGTACCCAGAGGGG TGCCCCTTAACAGCTCTAGGCCACTGCAGAAAGTACCCCAGACCCTGATCGGATGGAGAACCTGTAACTGTATCTACAATTCCCACGAGAATGTACAGCTGCCCGACCCTGCGCAGCCGGGTATGTTGTGTGCAGCAGAAAGCGATGGAGAAAAGGGGCCTTGCATG GGGGACTCCGGGGGCCCCGTTGTTTGTAATGAGGACGGCGTCTGGTTCCTCGCGGGTGTCATCAGTTTTTCCAAAGGGTGTTACCTCCAGGACAGTCCAATCGTGATCACCGCTGTGTCGTCCTATCAGGACTGGATCCAGAGCGAAGTGGACACCCCAGCCTCCTTCGCCCCCCAGAACATCACAGTGACCGACGACGTGGACAACGACGACTGCAGTGACCTCCTCAGCACCAGGAACCCAG GCTGCGGAGTCCCCCAGTTTAATGTGGACCCAAATGCTCCGGGTGCTTGGCCGTGGCAGGTGGATCTGCAGAAGGACGGGGCCCGGGTCTGCGGAGGGACCCTCATCTCTAACACTTGGGTGATAACGGCAGCTCAGTGCCTCGTCGG CACTCTTTCATCAGACTCCCCTCTAGACTGGTCTGTAATTGTGGCCCCTGGGACCCCGGTAAAGCGTGAGATCATGGTGCAGAGGATAAGCCTCCATGgggcctttgtaaccccagagGACGGCAAGGATGCAGCCCTTCTCCAGCTCCAGCAACCCGCTCCGCTAGGACCATTCACTCAGCCGATCTGCCTCCCCCGGGCCTCCCACCGCATGGCCTATGGCTCTTCCTGCTGGCACACGGGCTGGGAAGGACCTCACCGGG ATGGGAATGTGACGCCCCCGAGGGCCGTGGAGCTGGAGCTGATTGGTCCCAACCAATGTAACTGCATTTACAGCCATCCCAGTGCAGCCAATCACAGTGTGTCTATCCTTCCCGGCATGATCTGCGCCTCCTACCAGGAGCCAGAAGGAAACGGAAGCCGGTGCCTG AGCGATGTCGGGGGTCCCCTGGTGTGTCAGGAGAACAGTACGTGGTTTCTTGTGGGGCTGAGGAGTTTTGGGGGGCAGTGCTCGGAGAAGGGCAATTCCACCCTCCCCGGAGTGTTCACTCAGATTAACACCTACGAGGACTGGATTGCGAGGGTGGCCAATGACGCCTTCTTCAACCTCCAGAAAGTGACGCCCCCTAGTGAGCTGGACATGGAAAGCTGCTCCCAAAACAGCTCCCGAG GTTGTGGTCACCCCGTGGCATCTCCTGGTTCTGCACCGAATAATAATGCCACAGAGAGGGCATGGCCGTGGCAGGTCAGCGTGCAGCAGTTTGGCTCCCATGCCTGTTCTGGGGCTCTCATAGCCGAGACCTGGGTTCTCACCTCCGCCCACTGCATGTCCAG CGTGTCATCGACTGATTACATCATCATCTTGGGGAGGCAGAGCCAGAGTGGAGCAAACCCTCACGAAGTGACACGCAGGGTCAGAAGGGTCGTCACTCACCCCGAGTACAAGAAAACCTCACGACTGAACGACCTGGCCCTGGTAGAGGTTTACTACGGCGTCACCTTCAGCGACTCCATTCTGCCCATCTGCCTCCCACCGGAAGACGTGCCGCCCCCAAGCACCGGGTGCTGGGTCACCGGCTGGGGTAATCTCGAGCCCTCAG AAATCTCATCCTCGTCACTCAGGGAACTCGCGGTGTCTCTTCTGGACACGGAGAAATGTGGGGGGCACCCGAACGAGACTCAAGCAAACCCCGATAAACCACTGTGTGCTGCGCAGGAGAGAGGGGGCAACTTTACCTGCCTC AAGGACTCCAGCGCCCCTCTCGTGTGTCAGACGCACCCTGGAGGACCGTGGTTCCTGTTTGGAATTGGCAGCTCGGTCCCCACCTCTACTGGTCGTCTGTGCCCTGGAAATTATACTTCCGTAAACTCCAAGCTGTCCTGGATCAGAGAGGTGATTCCGAAGGGGGACTTTGGTCGGTGGTCGGTGACTACAGGCGACGTGGGACGCATTGACGCGTCGACTACTCCCAGCACCACGATTGAAAACGCGGCAGAGACTCTACACACAACTGAGAGCCCCCAAGATTTCGGCACCCGGGGGCCACCCAGCACAGCGTTATACAATTCCAACCCAACAACGGAGGGGTACTGTCCGGAGAGCAACGCACTGAGCACAGCGCCCCCCCCGTCCCACCTAACAGCATCTTCTCACCTTCTTGTGCTAAACCAAAATGCAAATACCACTGGGGCAAAACTTTCCGTGGTCTCTTTGGCCTCTGTTTTGTGGCCCCGCTTCTTCACTCAGTTTCTTGTCACTTGCCTTTGTCTGTGGCATTCTCTGTAA